CCGCATCGGGCGGGTCGCTTCCAGGCCCTGCTCGGCGGCCGCGTTAAGCCGGTCGATCAGAGCCGCCGGCGGCACGCCCTCGGCCAGGCCCTGCTCGAAGGCCTCCTGGACCGGCACCAGGACGTCCAGCATGGTCTTCTCGCCGGCCTCGGACTTGCCGCGCTGCTTCACCGCCGTGACGCCTTCCGCGAAGGCCGCCGCGACGCCGGGGCCGTCAAGCTCGGCGCGGTCGCCGGCCGCCTTGGCCATGCCCAAGAGGAGGCTGCCGTAGAGCGGACCCGAAGCGCCGCCCACCTTCATGACCAGGGTCAAGCCCGCCTTCTTCAGGGCCGGACCGGGCTGAAGCGCGCTCAGTTCATCGGCGATCGCCGCGATCTCGTCGAAACCGCGCTTCATGTTGAGGCCGTGATCGCCGTCGCCGATCGCCTGGTCGAGCGCCG
The Kiloniellales bacterium genome window above contains:
- the dhaL gene encoding dihydroxyacetone kinase subunit DhaL, yielding MEPELMKRVVERTAGVIAAHVENLTALDQAIGDGDHGLNMKRGFDEIAAIADELSALQPGPALKKAGLTLVMKVGGASGPLYGSLLLGMAKAAGDRAELDGPGVAAAFAEGVTAVKQRGKSEAGEKTMLDVLVPVQEAFEQGLAEGVPPAALIDRLNAAAEQGLEATRPMRATKGRASFLGERSIGHLDPGAMSSCLLIKEVCAVFGEEL